ACCAAGTCTTTTAAGAGGACCTAGAATTCAATTTACATGTTCCAAGTTTGATGCATACAATTTATACACTCCAACTTCAGGAAGTGTTAAAATAGTTCGTTATTTTTTATACAACCTAATTAAAGCTGCTTTTTGCTGTATCTAGTTTAAGGGTTAAGGGTCATAGGTTGTAGCCTTTTTCCTTTGAATGCACTTGTTCTCGCCTTTttcatatatgtatatgtataaaCATACGAATACATCAGCTAAGGTAATACTCACTGATTTTAGCATCCTTTAAATTCAtgtattaaaatagaataacaCAATAGCCTACCATTATTGCAGCCTGCCTATCTCGAGCTTTTGCCTTGCGTTTCTCACTTTCAGAAGCCAATGATGAGATACTTGAGTCCCTACTTGGAAAATATTCAGAAATATGACAGACAACTTCAGGGGCAAGTTTTTGTAACTTGGTCATGCATCCGTTGTCAATCTCAGCAAATTTCTTCAGTAAGCTTTCAATTAGAGTAAATAGACTACAACCACCTGCTTCTACAAAGTTGTCTACATTCTCCCTCCTATGCATTTCCATCAATAAAACAAGAAGTGTCAACAAGCTTTGTTCACCAAAAGAAGTCTGAATGAATTCTCCAGACAAGGCTATTATAGGAAGCTGTGCCACATCATGGCATGTATCCTCACTAGATTCCTTTTGCTGAAAACAGATATCTAATGATAGTGAAAGTAAATGTAGTGCAGGTAGAAGAACACTATCAGGAGCACGAGAATCAGATGATTTAAAAGTGGAAACAGCATAAAATATTGCTGCCCGGATGATATGTAGAACAACTTTGCAAGTGGCTATTCTAGCTATCCCCTTCAGGGGAGGATGAATTTTGGTCCACTGGGGCAATTGGGTGGTCAGTGCAGAGACATTGCAAAAGCGCAAGTATCTTTCTTCAGCAACTTGTAAATCCTTTGAATTCCAGCGTAGATGATACAAATCCAATTCTTTCCAAAATGTCCATCGCAATGAGTACATACcctaatataacaaataaaaatatcagtaCAATCAGGCTAATAAAagtgataatatttttacaaaagttaagcAAACCTGATTAAATCCAGATGGATTCGAATACACAGCTACTGCATCTAAGATGTCTTGAAGTTGTTCAAACTTGGAGAGATCACGGGGAAGAGACTTCACCAATTGACTATGTGTGGCATCACCAATGGACAACTTATAAATTAGTTCTCTTTTCAAACTTTCAGCAGTAGTTAGCCCACAAAAGCGTCGTTCCTTTATTATCTGAATAATAAGAGTAAGCATTTCCTGTACTAAAACAGGTTCATGTctgaaaataacaaaacactCATTAAAAAAGCTAAAGAAGTAAATCATCCAAAAGCATGGAAAAAGGGGAAAAATGCTAAGAATGAAGCATAAATCAGCAAATGTCCCTGTTTCCAAAAAGAACATAAAAGTTTACAACAGGTAAGAAACATATTCAGGTGAGATGGACACTCATCATTGTTTGACAGTTTCAACATATTACCAACTATGTATAAAGATCAAACTATTGATGAGAAAACATGTGACGAGTGGTGCATGACAATAGCAAGGAGGATACAACTAAAACACAATCATCAATAATTCCGGTTCTTAAGATTACCATCATTTGATCCTAATCAAACTCggataaaaacaattatagcTTATTAGGAATGGCAATGGGATGCGACAAGTGCAGGTTTGACTATCCCATTGCCATACCAAAAGGATatgaaatttttgtttcatgTCTATCCCCAATAGGTAACAGGTATACATATAACCGCTCCCTTGctatttcaaacattaattaaataatttttttacaaaaaataaaaccataGCAAAGGAAACTGTTATTTTCAAGGAtctaatgtaaaaagaaaacattttaagGGTTTAAAGAATTGAACACTTGAAATTGAGAGTCAAATATTctcatgtgaaaaaaataaacaataaatgaaGATATTAAAAGGAATAGAAATAATCAAATATGTGCCCAAAACTATTTGATTTAATGaatatgtatgcatgtttgtatatattcatatatataaatatatgaatatatatatatatatatatatatatatatatatatatatatatgtatgtgtatatgtatatatatatatatacacatacatatatatatatatatatgtatatatacatacacacatacatacatacatacatatatatatatatatatgtgtgtgtgtgtgtgtaatatatatatagacaccgatcatcttttttttttctcattcttcataattaaaattaattcttaacACAGTCAAGTGGGTTTGTGAATTGTCAATACTTCAAACCTTCGAAAGGCTTTGGAATTAAGGGGAGTATTGTATTTATAATGAGTATCCAACTAACAACTAAAGCTTTTAAGAGGGTTGGCCATTCACTATTTTGAACAATAAAATGAGAAGCAATTTGTTGAATTGGTTGTGATTGTACATGTAGCCATTTGATTCTGTTACTCAACTCACCTAATTTGctcaaataaaatttgaatacatAAAATTCCAAAGATAAGAAGGACAACAATGTCTGTAGACAACGTTCACACTCAGTTGTTATTGCATAAGAGGACAGGATATGGGTTTGACATTCCTGCAGCAATAAAAGCAAGAACTAAAATAGCTCCTAGTAAATGGGAAAACTcacttaatttgaattattatttgataattagCATAAATCCCAATGTATATGAATTGCATTACAATTGAGTGGTGGAAAATGTGTGGAGGGTGTGCACCACCACACTTGCCAAAGCTTGCTATTAAAGAtacttgaatttgaatgtgatgaAAAATCTGTTAGTTCCAAGCTCAGTTCCTCCAAAAACTTCACATGCACGGATCCTTCTCCATTAACCCCTTCACATGACTCCACTTCAAATTGGCCCGTTGCTCTTAAGAAAGGTATTCGATCTATTCATATTTCAtatcctatttataatttttcgaGTTATCATCATTTGTCTCcattatattctatttttttcttttatctgtcactgataggatataatgggtGCAGGAGAGAAGGAAAcagtttaggaattaattgttAGTTGGTTAGTTGCTTGGAGggcctttataagaaggcagGGAGGTCTTGTGTGAGGAGAGCTTTTTGATAATAGTTGTGTTGACAAGAAGTTGTTCCTGTGGAGGGAGAGTGCTCCCTTGAGAGTTGGGTGTTGTACAGTTTATTCTTGTTCATCAGAATAATATACTGTTTTTGTCCAGTATTTTGTTTGTGTGAGTGTTGTTTTGAGAGAAAGATAAACTTCTTGACCAAAGAAGTCTATCAGTCACCATTGTTCCTACAAATACATGAGGCACTTGACCATCATAATTGGCGACAAaccatgattgatgaaatgtAGGGCACTTGCAAGCAATGATACATTTACTATGTACGACCATATCATGATTGTTCTGTGTGGGAGAGGCTACTCTAAGTCACATCAAAGAGACGTTCAATGTCATTAGCAAACATATCATGATTGTTTTGTGTGGGAGAGGCTACTCTAAGTTACATCAAAGAGACGTTCAATGTCATTAGCAAACATATCATGATTGTTTTGTGTGGGAGAGGCTACTCTAAGTCACATCAAAGACATGTTCGGTGTCATTAGCAAAACTTTCAAGTGCCTTTTATCTTCATTCAGAATAGCGCTAACTTCCTTCTCCAAATGCTCATGGTAAACCTAACCAAGAAACCACAACTCAACAAACACAGAGACTGAGATAAGTAGTTATTCCAACTAAGTTTTGTCGTGGTAGTAGTCGGAGTAGTAGAAAAAGGagcataaataatataagagaaTGATAGTGAACCAAGTGAAGACATTGAAGGGTACAATTCTAATGGATGAGGAAGACACGATGATTTGGATCTTTAAGAGGTTGAACattcttattaatataaatattacgaTGTTGCATTTGTCTATTTGCACTTTTAATGTCTCTAGTTACTCGAGGCTTTATTTTTCGAGGGTTAAAGGAGCACTTTGTTTCCTTGGCCTTCTACAATATATCTGTTTTAAGAACTATGAGTTCTAATTAATGATGATTAGTGAATgaaatttagattatttttctattatacatacatacatatatattattaattattttctatccCATTTTTGGGGTCTTGTCACTTTGCTATGCTATCCTGAAATAACAACTACAAGTTTACAAGTTTCCTGAGTAAACAACTTTAAATGACGGTCTCAGAGAAGTACACAAAAATCCCAGTGGGTTCCAATTTCTATAGCAAGAATGCATTGCAATGCTTATAGGAGAGTAAATGAAGATGAGCAATAGGATCCAGCTTCCACAATTCCAAGCTTGAGGCGCTGAGTTTTAAGACAAGTGTATTATTAGGATtgttaagaaatgaactttGAGCCTAATTCAACTCTATAAAATCAGCTTATACGATGAGGTTTACACCTATTTATATGctctaaattggccttatctctagtggATGTGGAACTTTCAACATATCCCTCATgttgaggtatatacatcttgaGTGTGAGACAAGACAGCAATGGTTGGTTTGTTAGCAGCCCGATAGCAGATGGAACAATAgatccaacaaacaacaaatctcaCTAGAATAAGCTTAAACCCATGACTcagataccatgttaagaagtgaactataaatctaattcaaccccacaaaaccgacttaaAATCCTCTTCTTAACAAAGGTATATTAGGACCGTTTTAATATTAATGGGCTAGTTAATTAGTTAGGAATTGAGTAGTTAGTAAGATGTAAATacgtgaagaaggatagaataGAGGCAGAGTTGTTTGTTTGTATATTAATCATTAGCTCTTTGTAAATGGAGAAATCTTTTGTAAAAGGAGAAATGCTTTCTGAAAGGAGAAATCCTTTGTGAAAGGGGTATCCTTGGAAGAGAGACCGACATTTATAAATGATGGTAATTTAGATGAGTTCAACAAGATAGATGTAGTAAAGAAAGGCATCCCATACAAGGGCAACTAAATTCATGAGAGCATTTTTACATTCAGAGCTAGCATAAAAGGGCTGCAAAACAACAAAGGACTACTGACTAAAGTTACAGAGGGCCATAACAAAAAAGGGGGTCAATCCAGAAAAACATTATATTGTTTATGAACTTGCATACCATTAACTTCCAATACTACTGCAAATTTAAGGAtttcaaaataacaaacatGCATGATAAGTTTTCTTTGTTGCAAGAGACTACATACTCGCTAGATCGTTCAAGATTTAGAATTAAGTAGTTTGACAGCCCAAAGCGCTCCAGAATTCTACTGACGAAGAGATCTTCTGGAGCAAGTGCAGCACAACACTGAAGAAGAAATAGATCAAGCTCCAGACCTTGTTCAGACCTGTTGCTTGTcgaaataacaaaacaatataGTATAATGAAATGAATGAGTTTCAACCCTCataaagtatataataatacaagATGGACTTACCAGCGTACTGATCGATACAATTCACATGATAGCAAAGCAGCATCTCCATTTTTACGCCACATTCCAGCATGGACTTCAGCACAAAAGACCCTAATCCGCAATGGATGCTCCATTATATTGGCAGAGAAACCAAATGGATGGCTTCCTCGTAAAGCTTGCTCAAAGAAGTCATTGTAACTAGTTGACAATGAATTAGAAGGAGAAGCATGAGTCACGTCTGAGACTTCTGATTGacagaaatattttttcattgccTTTTGTAACAGCATGGAAAGCAATCTATGTAACGGAATGTGCACAGATATATCTTGTGAACTCACATCATAGACTATTTGTGGCCAATCGGGTAATGATAGAAAACGTGGACCATCTGATTCCACGAGAATATCTTCTTCCATGGCATTATCATCAGAACTAGAACGAGTACAGGTATTTTCCGAATCCATTTCACTATTTTCAGAACATTGCTTACCATGATCTTCACTTGTGCTGGCAAGCCTACCAAACGCATATTTACCCCTTCCAAACTTAGATATTGTTCTCTTAAATGCTGAAAAATTGCTATCGCAGGCACTACCACTGTTTGGAGATAATAAATTAGGAGGCACAGCATGAATATTCTCAACTCTCAACCAATTCTCAATAGCCCTTAAACACTCACATATCAACCCAGTGACAGCACGTGGAAGAGGCAGATTTGAAGATGCATCAGTTTTTATCTCACAAAGCTTTGGAGCAGCAAAGACACTACTCCGGCTCTTAACATTACATGCAGAGCTTTCCTCAGATCTCCTCCCTACCTTTGCATGCCTTACATTATCCCCATCATCTGAATCATTAATTTTAGAGTTCCAAGCAGTTTCACCATCTATTTCCCCCTTGCTAGCATCAGAAAATGCCCCATCCACCAATACAGAGTGAATATTGGCAATAGAATGCCCTAAAATAAAAGGGTAGTGGacattctcattttcttcttctatatgTTGACCCGTTTCTCTCTTTTGAGGATTCATCCCTTGTACAAAGGACAGAAGTCTCATCCATGTTCTCGAGATATCTTGCTGGTCATTGGTTACATATTTTGGCACTACCACATGGCTCATAACAAATCGAATATCTTCAACAGTACGTATTGTTGTCTCAAATATATTTGCCCACCTGGATACCTACAAAAATATCCTATATTTCTTTAATGAAATGTCACGAAAGAAGACTAGAAACATAATCTTGAAAAGTATACACACATTCATTAACATAAAATTCTTAACCAACTTCAATACCAGAacaacttcaaattttacagaAGGATGAAAACCAGACAGACATTCTTTATCCTGGCACATCTTGACATCATAACTACAAAATTGTAACAACTCATTACCTGTAAGCGTCCATCATCAGAGCAAGAAACGAAAATATTTTCAACGCATCCCAATAGCATGGTTAGTAGATTGGTTTCCTTCAAAAGGCGTGGGGTAAGGGTGGGCACTGTAAGTATCTGCACAGAGAAAATTGGTAGTAGTGGGTACTTCTTAAGAGGAAAGTCACTGGAGTCTTTTGTGGCCTCATTTATGACACTTGGATAGTAAGCGAGAAAAACTTTAGCAAAATCATACTTAAAACTTTGTTCTCCCAACAATTTCAGCAGTAGCTCATGGAGTTTCTTTACAACAACCTCAGTTAAGAACCTCTCAGCTCTCACCAGCATGCTAATTAAACCATCAGAAGAAAGCAACAATCTAGCAACAAAACTGAGCAAACTCTCACTGTGCTTGCAGAATTCTAGAAGCATATCAACCACAGCATAGGTTAGCTCATTTGCTGGCTGCTTTCTTTCAGTATATTCACTCGCCAATGTTAGCTTAACTCTCCAACAATTGAAAAGAGAACCGAGAACAGGATCAACAGAGCTTGCGAATTCCTTCGGAAGCGGTTGTATCTGTTCAGCACCCTGGTGCAATGAACAGAACCCCTCACGCTTCCATGCAGTCACATCCCCACAATCACAGCAACCACCACCCGTGTATATAACACAATAATCATGACCCTTGTGATCCCCTTTCTCAAAACATGGAACACAGATAGCACATGTTGGGTCGTGCTCACAAGTCCTACACCTGTAAGCTATATCGTTGTGGCCCCAAACAGCCCCACAGACACCCCTCTGCCCAACAGACATCTCGGAAAGCCTTCTCAGAGCACCACCGGGGTCACCCTCAAACATCAACCACTGCAACCACACCATGCTCTCATGAAACCTCTTTTTCATGATCACACCCGACATCTTTTTAGAAGTCAATCTAGATGCTTGAAAGGCATCAGCCACTTCTGCATCAGTAGGCAATATAACAGACACCAGCTCAGGTATCAAAGCCCTCTTATCCTTAACAAAAGCAATCAAACCAGGTTGGTCGAGCTGCTCCTCAGGAACACCAAACTGGGCAAGCCTCTGCAAACCGAGCCAaaaccacatatcaaacaccCAATTCAACAGTCTCTATCCATTAACCAAAAAAATCATCCAATCCAAAACCCAGAAATAGTTCAAAACAGCTAAGCCAATCCAATCAATTCTTTAGTCAAATGCAAGGAGAATCAAACAGTGACCAGGCCAACAAGAGTATGAATTTCTACAATAGTAAAAAAACGAGGTGAATCGTAGAAAAGGCGTTACCCGAACGACTCGATCGCGAGGTTTGAGGGGTTGGCAATCGGAGGGCGAATCGATTTCCATGTTATCGGCCATGAGGGAGCGCCAAAAGCGAAGGAGGCAACAGCACAAGGAGCGAGGATCGAACCCTGAACCTTCACTCCCcaggtttgattttttttcactttaataattCCGCAGCAAAACGAGAAATTGAACGGTGAGAAGAACGCAGAGACAATACGCGCCGGTTAAAACCCTAATGAAATTTCCAGAAAGCCCCAAATTTTTGTGCGCAACGAAATCCCATGAATCATTGTGATGACGATGACGCTGAATGCAGCAATTCACACTCGAACACTCTTCCCTCGTGTCTCGTGTCTCGTGTCTTCTTCGTATTACTCTGTCACATACATAATAAGGATTTATACGTAAACACCAACTTTAACTTATCTGTCACCCATATGATTAGTGATTAGATTTGTTTCTTGCTATTCTTTTATgtatagtttatatttattgcttaacttttttatttttattatctaaaacatgactataaaatattaagagtATTTTTACTGATTATAAtgcttaataaaattaaaaataatttataactattattttattcattttatattataatttttttattaaaagttatagatatttctattataaaattataacattctaaagatagtaaaaaaatatttgtatggTCACTTTTAggtataaaattcttttataatttctgTAACTTACAGCTATTTTTTGTGTCCACTTATTTTACCTCTTTTATCTTTGATatccttatatttatttaccagtttttagttttaattatttaaaaacaaaaagactacccgtaaaaactaaaaatgcttttattttataattataaaaattaataaaaaattcaaatattaactaactactttttttatgtattttagtataatttaactttttttattcgGAATgaaagacctcctgctactcttcaccacatgtgtcaatcttctttacttgagaatgaaagaccattagagttcaggataacccccaagactaagctccatgcattcattctaaacatacttgaaccTCACCAAGAAGTTCCACCTTAGTACTTTACTTTCAAACCATACTTGAAACCACATactttcactttgaatcacaacacATAACCTGGATAATCATAAATACTATACATCATTCACaataaatcaaaacataacTCCACAATATCAAGAAACAAGGATGGAAAGAACAAAGAAGCAAATCATGGACTAGTCGCTCAACGACCAAGCTCGTTGGGCGAGCCCAGAGTTTCCTCGCTCAGCGACCtaactcgttgtgcgaataaaCAGACAATGGTCCAGACCCCTCAGTCTCTCGCTCAGCGACCCAGCTCACTCTACGAATAAATTGACAATGGTCCATACCCCATGACCACTCGCTCAACGACCTGGCTCGTTGTGCGAATAACCAAAAAATGGTCAAGACCCCTCAGTCTCTCGCTCAGTGACccaactcgctatgcgaataaacTGACAGTGGTTTAGACCTTTAGCCTCTCGCTAAGCGACTCCACTCGCTCAGCGAGTCTACATAATTTTGTAGCACGAAAATTGCAGAATTTGCACCCTAAACTACTCTTGACCAAATTGTTATATTTTCCTAACTTCTAACCCTCCTAGATCGTGTTATACACTCAATTATACCTAAACAATTGTATCTAGACCATCCTAAACTCCTTTTCAATAAGTGGCTACAAGATTACAACTCAAAACTTACAAAGAGACTCAAATTCAATTCTACCATTTGTGGCACAATTTCAAGCAACTTAGGGACTCCAACAAGTCCCATGTGACTTATCAAGACTTCTCAAACTGACCCTTTAGCATAAAACTCTCAACTCAATTTTTCACTAGTCCACTTCCTCAAAAGTTGGTTCTAAACTAATGTAAACTATTCCTACTCATCACCATACATTCTTATCACAAATTACTCTCATTCTAGGGACTTGAACAATTCACAAACACCTCTTAACTGACCACAATTACATCAAACCAGATTTCTACTCTTTTCTCACAATTGAACTACGCATGACTTCATTTCTCCTTCCAATACCCTACAAAGACTTCTAAGTTTTAACATTTATTCAATACAACCTACCACACATATTCCAAACAgaattgtaatataataatatccAATTACAGACAATTCATCATTCGATACACTTCACCATATCAGTTTATATCCACATACTCAAAATATACCCAATTAATCAAGCTACATCTCACCTAAAAACAGAACATTTATTCAACAGCTCATTATTCAAAGAATCTTCAAACATGCACAAATAACCAACAATTAAAGAAAACTCTAGCTTCCCTTAGCTCTAGAAAACGTTTGCAGTTCAAGAAATCCCCAACCTTTGCTTCCTCCACAAGGGaatctctaaaaaaaacctACAAATCACTGATTGACGATTGGAGACAAACCCTAGAACCTAAATTAAATCAGTAATTGAAGAAGGAAGATACTTGACACATGcaaacatatttcttttgcatGATCAAGGATCAAGAAACACCAAGAAAAATGGatgaaaacttacttgctccAAACACCAAATTGATCGGATAGAAAAGTAGACATTGACGTCGTGATTGTCTAGgaacctcctgatcgtcaaatagATGACTTGAGATCAAGAACAATTAGAGAGAAGTGAGAACGAATGAAGAGAAcatgttttagagagataaagTGTTTTTAAAGTAATGAGACGAGTGTAGAAAATTCtatttacattataaatattttataataaaatattcgatctcattattttaatatgccTACCAACTCTAATACtatattttctaggttcttacacaaataatgattttaattttaaaaaattattaaatttaaaaaacagttaaatgaaaaaatgattaaatttaaaaataaacttgataaaataattattttaatttaaaagaatggtcatttaagaaatataatatatatatatatatatatatataaatattatttcgtATAATGGTAtagatataaaagaatattcatttaagaaatataataaaaaatatataaaaaaattcttttatataatgatataaataatattataaatatttatatacaaaattaattttatgcataatttttttattattccacttataaaataataataaagatgacTATTTCAATCCTTTACCATTTATTTTTAGtaactttattaaatatttttagattagattATTAAAATGACATTCTCAATAaggaaaatattaataattaaaaaccatgtaatataattttataatttattttttatatttatatttataagattgaaATTCCATTTAAatagattaatattttatttatatttatactttgtATAAGAAACcattttataagtttaaagAAGGAAAGCTAAGTTAAGtgtagaataaatattttaatatataaaacttcTAAAGGGTTATATATAGTATAAAGtcaatttatcttttactttttaaaaatataaaactctttagtttttttttatttaagttgtttCTTATAATTGGAAAGACATTCATTAGAATTTGTTAAAGTAATACATATGTTGTTAATTTGGTCTCgttcatatatacatatatatatatatatatatatatatatatgtgtggaGGTTTTATTTTTGAAAGGAATTTAGttcaattcttattttataaaagagaCTTAAagtgattattttcttttaaattgatattaacgTTGTTTAGAAGTGGTAGGTGTCAAAATCTAAGTTTGTCATGGGTTAAAATTTGGGTCATTCTTTACTTCAAAAGGTACTACAAATCAAAAGGATTCTAGGATAGAAGATGATCTAGATTTTTATATATCACAAACATATATTTTGACACATAACATTTTTGTACTGTATTAATGTCAATCTAACCCAACATcgaatttttttcaataaaataggAACTCAATTGAAACataattgaaacaaaaacaaatcaaat
This sequence is a window from Vigna angularis cultivar LongXiaoDou No.4 chromosome 2, ASM1680809v1, whole genome shotgun sequence. Protein-coding genes within it:
- the LOC108328857 gene encoding E3 ubiquitin-protein ligase PRT6 isoform X2, with amino-acid sequence MADNMEIDSPSDCQPLKPRDRVVRRLAQFGVPEEQLDQPGLIAFVKDKRALIPELVSVILPTDAEVADAFQASRLTSKKMSGVIMKKRFHESMVWLQWLMFEGDPGGALRRLSEMSVGQRGVCGAVWGHNDIAYRCRTCEHDPTCAICVPCFEKGDHKGHDYCVIYTGGGCCDCGDVTAWKREGFCSLHQGAEQIQPLPKEFASSVDPVLGSLFNCWRVKLTLASEYTERKQPANELTYAVVDMLLEFCKHSESLLSFVARLLLSSDGLISMLVRAERFLTEVVVKKLHELLLKLLGEQSFKYDFAKVFLAYYPSVINEATKDSSDFPLKKYPLLPIFSVQILTVPTLTPRLLKETNLLTMLLGCVENIFVSCSDDGRLQVSRWANIFETTIRTVEDIRFVMSHVVVPKYVTNDQQDISRTWMRLLSFVQGMNPQKRETGQHIEEENENVHYPFILGHSIANIHSVLVDGAFSDASKGEIDGETAWNSKINDSDDGDNVRHAKVGRRSEESSACNVKSRSSVFAAPKLCEIKTDASSNLPLPRAVTGLICECLRAIENWLRVENIHAVPPNLLSPNSGSACDSNFSAFKRTISKFGRGKYAFGRLASTSEDHGKQCSENSEMDSENTCTRSSSDDNAMEEDILVESDGPRFLSLPDWPQIVYDVSSQDISVHIPLHRLLSMLLQKAMKKYFCQSEVSDVTHASPSNSLSTSYNDFFEQALRGSHPFGFSANIMEHPLRIRVFCAEVHAGMWRKNGDAALLSCELYRSVRWSEQGLELDLFLLQCCAALAPEDLFVSRILERFGLSNYLILNLERSSEHEPVLVQEMLTLIIQIIKERRFCGLTTAESLKRELIYKLSIGDATHSQLVKSLPRDLSKFEQLQDILDAVAVYSNPSGFNQGMYSLRWTFWKELDLYHLRWNSKDLQVAEERYLRFCNVSALTTQLPQWTKIHPPLKGIARIATCKVVLHIIRAAIFYAVSTFKSSDSRAPDSVLLPALHLLSLSLDICFQQKESSEDTCHDVAQLPIIALSGEFIQTSFGEQSLLTLLVLLMEMHRRENVDNFVEAGGCSLFTLIESLLKKFAEIDNGCMTKLQKLAPEVVCHISEYFPSRDSSISSLASESEKRKAKARDRQAAIMEKMRVQQTKFLASIDTTTNDGSQLGHEGDLESEQDSEESDTKQVVCSLCHDHNSELPISFLVLLQKSRLVSSVNRGPPSWEKLCQSDKEHTPVINTNEPNTSTMNWNTVSSGTTSSSHLNQLVQIAAEEVSSSGKPGEVLTFLQYVKNKYPALVNFQLPDTYDEKEKAPYSFETLEQCMYLSIYDEMRLPLSSNLMNMDDRASTAGENSNIIIETGSVLIGKYTADLVLEMSEISSMSEITSNESASVESTSQHPTYDEFGPIDCDGVHLSSCGHAVHQGCLDRYLSSLRERSVRRIVFEGGHIVDPDQGEFLCPVCRRLANCVLPTLPGELKKPLKQSIILSTGSINTAPPLAESSELTYSLRLQSGLKLLQSAATAVGKLKFLNSIPLHHIDRTRTNLENFLRVLSKMYSPCKEEKLSRFSRINHSMLMWDTLKYSLTSMEIAARCGKTSFTPNYALSALYEELKSSSGFILSLMFKLVQNTRSKNSLHVLQRFKGVQLFAESICAGVSPSYGNSDNSGMGDMLSILKHIEMDLSNTDSFWRQASDPVLAHDPFSTLMWVLFCLPQPFLSCEESLLSLVHVFYTVSVTQAIIIYHEKSKHKSSRDSDLSGCLITDIYKVMNESANASQYIVSNYFDPSVDIKDAIRRFTFPYLRRCALLWKILYSFIPPPFCDEENILDRPWSVPQDTMGNANIEMFEVTKIHELENMFKIPSLDVVLKDELSRTTVSNWCRHFCKEFESGRIQQNMHVTPAVPFKLMRLPNIYQDLLQRCFRQRCLACKSVLEDPALCLLCGRLCSPSWKSCCRESGCQSHAVTCGAGTGVFLLIRRTTILLQRSARQAPWPSLYLDAFGEEDFEMSRGKPLYLKEERYAALTYMVASHGLDRSSKVLGQTTIGSFFLV